From Bicyclus anynana chromosome 7, ilBicAnyn1.1, whole genome shotgun sequence, the proteins below share one genomic window:
- the LOC112045780 gene encoding retinol dehydrogenase 11-like, whose product MAMIIIIYIAIFYIIVALVIGLYQKSTNAICLSKKRLDGKTVIVTGGTLGMGYEIAKDLADRGARTIIACPFVDEGETAKKNIIQDTENERVVFKLLDLSSIASIRQFVKDIYATEERLDLLMNNAGIGTVEEFITKDGMSVIMQVNYFGQFLLTILLLPLLKKSGTNSDPARIVNTSSSFHWFGFINFARLNDIKFWYPLFFYANSKLCLLSFSYELTKKLREPNVVVNSVDPGFVGTGIFYSVGRFFGGIIRLALFVLSKTPWEGAQTALHVALDKKAGAVSGKYFRNCNLSVARKVSCDDKTAKQLWEESVRLVGLSDEELNQCLIY is encoded by the coding sequence ATGgctatgataattattatttatatagcaatattttatatcatagtcgcgttagtgatagGTTTATACCAAAAATCAACGAACGCAATATGTCTTTCGAAAAAAAGATTAGATGGGAAGACGGTCATTGTCACTGGTGGAACTTTAGGAATGGGATATGAAATTGCAAAGGATTTGGCGGACCGAGGCGCACGCACCATAATTGCGTGTCCATTCGTCGATGAAGGAGAAACTGCGAAGAAAAACATAATACAAGATACAGAAAATGAACGAGTGGTGTTCAAACTGCTAGACCTATCTTCGATTGCTTCGATAAGACAGTTTGTAAAAGATATCTACGCGACTGAAGAGAGATTGGACTTATTAATGAACAATGCAGGAATTGGCACTGTCGAAGAATTTATTACGAAGGATGGGATGAGTGTAATAATGCAAGTGAATTATTTCGGACAGTTCCTCCTGACGATTCTGTTGTTACCTCTATTGAAGAAGAGTGGTACAAACTCGGATCCGGCCAGAATCGTCAACACCTCGTCGAGCTTCCACTGGTTCGGGTTCATTAATTTCGCTCGTTTGAACGATATAAAGTTTTGGTATCCGCTATTTTTTTACGCGAACAGCAAACTGTGTTTGTTGTCGTTTTCCTACGAGTTAACAAAAAAGTTGAGGGAACCCAACGTTGTGGTAAATAGTGTTGACCCGGGTTTTGTTGGAACTGGTATATTTTACAGTGTGGGTCGTTTTTTTGGTGGTATTATAAGGTTGGCGTTATTTGTACTTTCTAAAACCCCATGGGAAGGCGCCCAGACTGCACTGCACGTGGCTTTAGACAAGAAGGCTGGTGCGGTTAGCGGAAAGTACTTCAGGAACTGCAACCTGTCTGTAGCTAGAAAAGTTAGTTGTGACGACAAAACAGCAAAGCAACTTTGGGAAGAATCTGTGAGACTTGTTGGATTAAGTGATGAGGAACTTAATCAGTGTTTAATATATTAG